The following proteins are encoded in a genomic region of Sulfurimonas sp. HSL3-7:
- a CDS encoding TOBE domain-containing protein, producing the protein MNQIEATVKAIEETEVVTYIRVGIGDTDVCLIKTQTPEWVSVGDKVTCTFAEASVSVSKECPGKVSIENRLPATLKDVRQGASLCELTFESGLGEVISLITARAYATLGLTKGCEATMLLRGVDINLEPVLMPIDLNVYRKALAGTKDAN; encoded by the coding sequence GTGAATCAGATAGAGGCAACCGTCAAGGCCATCGAAGAGACGGAGGTCGTAACCTATATCCGTGTCGGCATCGGTGATACCGATGTATGCCTGATCAAAACGCAGACTCCCGAGTGGGTCTCCGTCGGCGACAAGGTCACCTGTACCTTCGCGGAAGCCTCCGTCAGCGTCAGCAAAGAGTGCCCGGGAAAGGTTTCCATCGAGAATCGTCTGCCGGCCACGCTCAAAGATGTCCGGCAGGGCGCATCGCTCTGTGAACTGACCTTCGAGAGCGGTCTCGGCGAGGTGATCTCCTTAATAACCGCCCGTGCCTATGCGACGCTCGGATTGACAAAAGGGTGCGAGGCGACAATGCTGCTGCGCGGTGTGGATATCAATCTTGAACCTGTTCTGATGCCTATCGACCTGAATGTCTATCGCAAGGCACTCGCTGGAACGAAAGATGCAAATTGA